The Desulfovibrio inopinatus DSM 10711 genome includes the window TGTTGATTATATACTCGCTGAAGATACGCGGCGAACCGGTATGCTTTTAAAGCGTCTTGGTGTTTCGTCCAATCGCTTTCTCAGCTTTCACGACCACAATGAAGAGAACCGGGTTCCTCAGGTTCTTGCGTTACTGGAACAAGGAAAACAGATTGCACTCGTCTCCGATGCGGGAACTCCTCTTGTGTCTGATCCGGGATTCGAACTTGTTCGTGCATTGCGCAGTGCCGACATTCGCGTATCACCTATTCCAGGCCCTTCGGCTGTCGTTACGGCGTTGTCTGTTTCTGGATTGGCGCCCATTCCGTTCAGTTTCCTTGGTTTCTTGCCGCGCAAGACGAGTGAACGTCGAATGGTCTTCGAAGCCTTTTCAAATATCAAGGGAAGCCTCATTTTTTTTGAGCGTAAAAATCGCTTGCAAGAAGCTTTTTCCGATATTTTGGCAGTACTCGGCGATCGTCCATGCCTCATCGCTCGCGAGATGACCAAAAAACATGAGGAATTTCTGTTTGATACGGCCAGTGGTTTTCTGGAACGTCCTCTGGATATTCTTGGCGAAGTCACTGTTGTCATCGGTCCTGCAGAGCAGGATGCATGTGGACCGTCGACACGAGAGGAAGCTTTGGATGCGGCAAAACATGCGTTGACCACTGGTGTCAAACCCAGACAGGCGGCCAAGAGTGCAGCCCAACACCTTTGCGGGTGGACTCCCAAAGCCGTCTATGAGCTCATGGACAGCCTCAAACATGAGAAGGAGTAGGCTATGCCTTTCCCTCCAAAAGAAGATACATTTTGTTTGTGGGATTTTGGTGAGTCGGATTTCGATATCGGTATTATCGGGACCGGATCTGGGTTTTATTCGATTCTTGATATTATCTTTGACGACGAATACGAAGAATTTTTGCCCAAGCTCAAGTTGCGAGCGGTTGCAGAACCAGGGCCCAACGCATCACGTTTGGGACATAAACGACTTTCCGGCGTTCCAATCTACGACACATATACGCATATGCTGAATGCGCATCCGTCTCTCAATCTCATCATAGAGCTTGGTGACAGCCGAAGGCGTTCCCGGGAAATCGTTTCGACGTTGCCAGAGCATGTTACCTTCATTGATCATACGGCCACTTTTTTTCTCTGCGCATTGAAAAATTTTGCCATGGTGAGCAAGCGGTGTCGTACAGATCTCGGCCAACAAAAAATCTTGCTTCAGGCAATCATTGACGAAATTCCGGACGATATTTTGTTGCTCGATACAACTGGTTGTATTGTCGACGTGAATCAACATACGACGCGTCGTCTGGGTATATCCAAAGAGATGCTTCTTGGCATGTCATGCTATGGGAATAAAAATATTCCCGATGATTTTCCGTTTTTTTGTAAAGATATCAGTGACGACCCCTTTCATGACACGCTTCAGACCGGATTACGCTCAGAAACGTTGGAAACTCGTGTCAATGCTGAAGGTCGCCTCAGGTATTATCGTATTTACTCGTATCCGATTTCTGGTGGAAACGGTCACATGGAATATATCTTGATCATGCGTCGAGATATCACGAGTCGCACCGAATATGAGAAGAAAGAGCGACAATGGGAAAAAATCGATGTTGTTGAACGTATGTCGACATATTTAGCGCATGAAATACGAAACCCACTCTTTACCATTGCCGGGTTTGCCGGATCTCTCCTCAAGTCGGAGACATTAAACGAAAAAGACCGTAATAAACTGGAGATTATTCTCGAAGAAAGTGCCCGGCTGGATGCCGTTCTGAAACATATTCTTGCCTTCACCAGACCAACAGAGGCGACTTTTGGAGAAGCCGATGTCAATGCGTTGGTTCATAAAGCCGTCGATCAGGCTATGTCGCGGGAAGGTGACCCTGAAAAACGGATTGTCATGCATCTTGAGTCGGGCTTACCCAAGGTAACTGGAGAAGCGAAACTGCTTGTTCAATGCCTGCTCGATATGATTAAAAATAGCTTTGAATCTATGTCCGATGGTGGAGTTGTGCATGTGGAGACAGGAATGGATAACGGGTATGTTGTGCTTCGCGTCAAGGACACTGGGGCCGGTATGTCTAAAGAAAAATTGGAGAATTTATTCAGTCCCTTTTTCACGACAAAAAATAAAGGCTCGGGGTTAGGCATGGCCATGATTAGAAAAATCATGGAAGATTTTGGAGGCAAAGTCG containing:
- the rsmI gene encoding 16S rRNA (cytidine(1402)-2'-O)-methyltransferase, whose product is MEPTHDSDSAVLYVVATPLGNIDDLSPRAKAILEDVDYILAEDTRRTGMLLKRLGVSSNRFLSFHDHNEENRVPQVLALLEQGKQIALVSDAGTPLVSDPGFELVRALRSADIRVSPIPGPSAVVTALSVSGLAPIPFSFLGFLPRKTSERRMVFEAFSNIKGSLIFFERKNRLQEAFSDILAVLGDRPCLIAREMTKKHEEFLFDTASGFLERPLDILGEVTVVIGPAEQDACGPSTREEALDAAKHALTTGVKPRQAAKSAAQHLCGWTPKAVYELMDSLKHEKE
- a CDS encoding two-component system sensor histidine kinase NtrB is translated as MPFPPKEDTFCLWDFGESDFDIGIIGTGSGFYSILDIIFDDEYEEFLPKLKLRAVAEPGPNASRLGHKRLSGVPIYDTYTHMLNAHPSLNLIIELGDSRRRSREIVSTLPEHVTFIDHTATFFLCALKNFAMVSKRCRTDLGQQKILLQAIIDEIPDDILLLDTTGCIVDVNQHTTRRLGISKEMLLGMSCYGNKNIPDDFPFFCKDISDDPFHDTLQTGLRSETLETRVNAEGRLRYYRIYSYPISGGNGHMEYILIMRRDITSRTEYEKKERQWEKIDVVERMSTYLAHEIRNPLFTIAGFAGSLLKSETLNEKDRNKLEIILEESARLDAVLKHILAFTRPTEATFGEADVNALVHKAVDQAMSREGDPEKRIVMHLESGLPKVTGEAKLLVQCLLDMIKNSFESMSDGGVVHVETGMDNGYVVLRVKDTGAGMSKEKLENLFSPFFTTKNKGSGLGMAMIRKIMEDFGGKVDVTSRERQGTVITLFFSPVLAEGLGKV